In the Sarcophilus harrisii chromosome 3, mSarHar1.11, whole genome shotgun sequence genome, one interval contains:
- the HES3 gene encoding transcription factor HES-3, with protein sequence MEKKRRARINVSLEQLKTLLEKHYSHQIRKRKLEKADILELSVKYMKSLQNSVQGVPPVFTSAEYQAGFRSCLHGVSQFLRRSDTSYSLPCHLLQELSRVGIPAGAPGFSTTDSATPPSNPEAQSPAFSRGPAAMEPWGPSPAATVLRPSRQRLLLPTAPSTAGPVPPESPQPEVQRNSTSGEGSRGQNVWRPW encoded by the exons ATGGAAAAGAAGAGGCGAGCGAGGATCAATGTATCTCTGGAGCAGCTAAAAACTCTGCTAGAGAAACACTATTCGCATCAG ATTCGAAAACGCAAACTGGAGAAGGCGGATATTCTAGAATTAAGCGTCAAATACATGAAAAGCCTGCAGAACTCCGTTCAAG GTGTCCCCCCGGTGTTCACTAGCGCGGAGTACCAAGCGGGCTTTCGGAGCTGCCTCCACGGGGTGAGCCAGTTTTTGCGGCGCTCGGACACAAGCTACAGTCTGCCCTGCCACCTGCTGCAGGAGCTCTCCCGGGTCGGCATACCCGCCGGCGCCCCGGGCTTCAGTACCACGGACAGCGCCACTCCCCCTTCCAACCCCGAAGCTCAGTCTCCGGCCTTCTCCAGAGGCCCCGCGGCGATGGAGCCTTGGGGTCCCTCTCCCGCTGCCACCGTCCTGCGGCCATCCAGACAACGGCTTCTCCTCCCTACTGCCCCCAGCACAGCCGGCCCAGTTCCTCCCGAGAGTCCCCAGCCGGAAGTCCAGCGAAACAGTACCTCGGGAGAGGGTAGCAGAGGGCAGAATGTGTGGCGTCCCTGGTAA